A stretch of Flavobacterium sp. N2270 DNA encodes these proteins:
- a CDS encoding DUF5686 family protein has protein sequence MKQILILVIFFLSNFLVAQTKINGQVVDFDTTIPVAFAKITYESKTFMTDWEGKFSLVVSDFKKPVYVTYKGYYEKSCYPVNNEKLFVVKMITNINIKNNEIYSDQKVNLIVKKVYDNQSKNDPEKVFLNFEYKNYEYLQISANPDSISGKIDTIHKKSIFGKHKIKLDSSNYRFKKLVEKNHIYQTEKVNLIQQNKGTQKETILATRMAGFKEPIYEYLGLKLLSYSVYENPFEILETPLQNPISNIGRRLYVYNLIDSIQHQGRKTYRVYFQPKKIRSNRLRGLLYIDAESYAISKAQFRIYGIVNIEATYTFDYLKEHKIWFPKKRMFYVKKGTNNQDLKILGSTIKFNSSSEEKISKNASDRAYLTIESTPFDLEIGKEIVINEPKIKIELPKSSFNKDEKYWAGFAKDSIDKRKLKTYVSLDSLSTANKIEHRLFLGKKIINGYVPINIIDLDLRTIVKYNNYEGFRLGLGGVTNSKLSEKYKVGFYGAYGLKDNQFKYGITPSYLLNNKSETWLSASYSDDVSELAQTSFVTDSRKFRLYDPRPINISTFYNIKTAAVILESKVLPKLSSYFSISQNEIQPLFDYTFVNNGMNYTQYSISSVLLGLQWNPFSNYMSTPLGVIEIEKRHPKFSLQYTQTIPDVLGNDFTFSKIDFKTFYELPYLSGQKSSIVFQGGIAFGDVPLTHLYSVAPNNINKDAILERLTFAGKNSFETMYYNEFFSNKYTSLQLKHTFNKIDLGYKITPEFSIVTRMAWGEIDDINKHLGLAFKSLEKGFFESGIEANKIYKGLGLTAFYRYGPNQLARFDDNLSIKISYFIDLGL, from the coding sequence ATGAAACAGATTCTAATTTTAGTAATTTTCTTTCTTAGTAATTTTTTAGTGGCACAAACTAAAATAAATGGCCAAGTAGTTGATTTTGACACAACTATACCTGTTGCATTTGCTAAAATAACTTATGAAAGCAAAACTTTTATGACAGATTGGGAAGGAAAGTTTTCATTAGTTGTATCTGATTTTAAAAAACCTGTTTATGTTACCTACAAAGGATATTATGAAAAATCATGCTATCCTGTAAACAACGAAAAATTATTTGTTGTTAAAATGATAACTAACATCAATATTAAAAACAATGAAATTTATTCTGATCAAAAAGTAAATCTTATTGTTAAAAAAGTTTACGACAATCAAAGTAAAAATGATCCTGAAAAAGTATTTTTAAACTTTGAATATAAAAATTACGAATACCTTCAAATTAGTGCAAATCCTGATAGCATTTCAGGAAAAATTGATACCATCCACAAAAAATCAATTTTTGGAAAACACAAAATAAAATTAGATTCATCGAACTACAGATTTAAAAAGTTAGTAGAGAAAAATCACATTTATCAAACTGAAAAAGTAAATTTAATTCAACAAAATAAAGGCACACAAAAAGAAACTATTCTCGCTACAAGAATGGCTGGTTTCAAAGAACCTATTTATGAATATTTAGGATTAAAATTATTATCCTATTCGGTTTATGAAAACCCTTTTGAAATTTTAGAAACACCTTTACAAAACCCTATTTCTAATATAGGAAGAAGGTTATATGTCTATAACTTAATAGACAGTATTCAACATCAAGGAAGAAAAACATATCGTGTTTATTTTCAACCTAAAAAAATTCGTTCAAATAGATTAAGAGGTCTTTTATATATTGATGCAGAAAGTTATGCTATCTCTAAAGCACAATTTAGAATTTACGGAATTGTAAATATAGAAGCAACTTATACTTTTGATTATTTAAAAGAACATAAAATTTGGTTTCCTAAAAAGAGAATGTTTTATGTAAAAAAAGGAACGAATAATCAAGATTTAAAAATTTTAGGAAGCACCATTAAATTTAACTCAAGTTCTGAAGAAAAAATTAGTAAAAATGCGAGCGACAGAGCCTATTTAACTATCGAATCAACACCTTTCGATTTAGAAATTGGTAAAGAAATTGTAATAAATGAACCAAAAATTAAAATTGAATTACCAAAAAGTAGTTTTAATAAAGATGAAAAATATTGGGCAGGATTTGCTAAAGATTCTATTGATAAAAGAAAATTAAAAACTTATGTGTCATTAGACAGTTTATCTACTGCAAACAAAATTGAACACAGGTTATTTTTAGGTAAAAAAATAATTAACGGTTACGTACCAATAAATATAATTGATTTAGACTTAAGAACAATAGTTAAATACAACAACTATGAAGGGTTTAGACTTGGACTCGGCGGAGTAACAAATTCAAAATTATCAGAAAAATATAAGGTTGGTTTTTATGGAGCTTACGGATTAAAAGACAATCAATTTAAATACGGAATAACACCTTCATACTTATTAAATAATAAAAGTGAAACCTGGCTAAGTGCCTCATATTCTGATGATGTAAGTGAACTCGCACAAACTAGTTTTGTTACCGATTCTAGAAAATTTAGGCTATATGATCCTCGACCAATTAATATTTCAACTTTTTACAACATTAAAACTGCTGCAGTAATTTTAGAAAGTAAAGTTTTACCAAAATTAAGCAGCTATTTCTCTATTTCACAAAATGAAATTCAACCCTTATTTGATTATACTTTTGTTAATAACGGGATGAATTATACTCAATATTCCATTTCGTCTGTATTACTTGGCTTACAATGGAATCCGTTTAGCAATTACATGAGTACTCCTCTAGGAGTAATTGAAATTGAAAAACGTCACCCAAAATTTTCATTACAATACACGCAAACTATTCCTGATGTTCTAGGAAATGATTTTACTTTTTCGAAAATTGACTTCAAAACATTCTATGAATTACCATATTTATCTGGGCAAAAAAGTTCAATTGTATTTCAAGGAGGAATAGCTTTTGGCGATGTTCCATTGACTCATTTATATAGTGTTGCCCCAAACAACATTAACAAAGATGCCATTTTGGAAAGACTAACATTTGCTGGCAAAAACAGCTTTGAAACCATGTATTACAACGAGTTCTTTTCAAATAAATATACATCACTACAGCTTAAACATACTTTTAATAAAATAGATTTAGGTTACAAAATAACACCCGAGTTTTCTATTGTAACTAGAATGGCTTGGGGAGAAATTGACGATATAAACAAACACCTTGGTTTAGCTTTTAAATCATTAGAAAAAGGATTCTTCGAAAGTGGAATTGAAGCGAATAAAATATATAAAGGTTTAGGACTAACTGCATTTTACAGATATGGTCCTAATCAATTAGCTCGTTTTGACGACAATTTATCTATTAAAATTTCTTATTTCATAGATTTAGGACTATAA
- the frr gene encoding ribosome recycling factor has protein sequence MTEEINFIIDEAKESMNGSIAHLEKEFLNIRAGKASPQMLGGVFVDYYGSQTPLSQVANINAADARTLTVTPWEKPMLQAIEKAIMIANLGLNPMNNGDNIIINIPPLTEERRKDLAKQAKAEAEDAKIGIRNARKDANNDIKKEEKNGTSEDICKSAEEEIQKLTDAYIKKIDEVLSVKEAEIMKV, from the coding sequence ATGACTGAAGAAATTAATTTTATAATAGACGAAGCAAAAGAATCAATGAATGGATCTATTGCTCATTTAGAAAAAGAATTTTTAAACATTAGAGCAGGAAAAGCTTCTCCTCAAATGTTAGGTGGAGTATTTGTAGACTATTATGGCTCTCAAACTCCATTGTCTCAAGTTGCAAATATTAATGCTGCAGACGCAAGAACATTAACAGTTACGCCTTGGGAAAAACCTATGTTACAAGCTATTGAAAAAGCAATTATGATTGCTAATTTAGGCTTAAACCCAATGAATAATGGAGATAATATTATTATTAATATTCCACCATTAACTGAGGAAAGAAGGAAAGATTTAGCTAAACAAGCTAAAGCTGAAGCTGAAGATGCAAAAATAGGCATTAGAAATGCTCGTAAAGATGCCAATAACGATATTAAAAAAGAAGAGAAAAACGGAACTTCTGAAGACATTTGTAAATCTGCTGAAGAAGAAATCCAAAAGCTAACAGACGCTTATATCAAAAAAATAGACGAAGTTCTTTCTGTAAAAGAAGCGGAAATAATGAAAGTTTAA
- the pyrH gene encoding UMP kinase — protein MKYKRILLKLSGEALMGDRQYGIDPMRLAEYAQEIKQIHDKGIEIAIVIGGGNIFRGVAGASNGMDRVQGDYMGMLATVINGMALQGALEEAGMQTRLQTALKIEAIAEPYIKRKATRHLEKGRIVIFGAGTGNPYFTTDTAAVLRGVEVGADVILKGTRVDGVYNADPEKDKSAIKFDFISFEDVLAKGLNVMDTTAFTLSQENKLPIIVFDMNKDGNLLKVCEGETIGTTVTI, from the coding sequence ATGAAATACAAAAGAATTCTTCTTAAACTGAGTGGTGAAGCTTTAATGGGCGATAGACAATATGGAATTGATCCTATGAGACTTGCTGAGTACGCGCAAGAAATAAAGCAAATTCACGACAAAGGTATAGAAATTGCTATTGTTATAGGAGGAGGGAATATTTTTAGAGGTGTTGCTGGAGCAAGTAATGGAATGGACAGAGTTCAAGGAGATTATATGGGAATGCTTGCAACTGTAATTAACGGAATGGCACTACAAGGTGCTCTTGAAGAAGCAGGAATGCAAACAAGATTACAAACTGCACTAAAAATTGAAGCAATTGCCGAACCTTATATTAAAAGAAAAGCAACTCGTCATTTAGAAAAAGGACGAATTGTCATTTTTGGAGCAGGAACAGGAAATCCTTATTTCACAACAGATACTGCAGCTGTTTTAAGAGGAGTTGAAGTTGGCGCAGATGTTATCTTAAAAGGAACTAGAGTAGATGGTGTTTATAATGCAGATCCTGAAAAAGATAAATCAGCTATAAAATTTGACTTCATTTCATTTGAAGACGTTTTAGCCAAAGGATTAAATGTAATGGACACAACAGCTTTTACTTTAAGTCAAGAAAATAAATTACCTATTATTGTCTTTGACATGAATAAAGACGGTAACTTATTAAAAGTTTGTGAAGGAGAAACAATAGGAACAACAGTAACAATATAA